In Mycobacterium sp. Aquia_216, a genomic segment contains:
- a CDS encoding 2-hydroxyacid dehydrogenase, giving the protein MDQQAVALRVLAHFVPGDKVLDFLAAEAHWLDIRWCAADDDEGFYRELPEADVIWHVLRPLSGEDLRRGQRLRLVHKLGAGVNTIDVAAATECGVAVANMPGANAPSVAEGTVLLMLAALRKLPALDRATRQGRGWPLDPELGETVRDIGGCTVGLVGYGNIAKRVGEIVGAMGATVVHTSTRDDGRPGWRSLPELLGVSDIVSLHLPLTAETHHLLNRDAIALMKPSAVLVNTSRGAVVDEDALVGALRGGGLAAAGLDVFETEPVASGNPLFDLDNVVLTPHVTWYTVDTMRRYLIEAVANCRRLRDGEPLADVVNQPTGY; this is encoded by the coding sequence GTGGATCAGCAAGCGGTGGCGCTGAGAGTTCTCGCCCACTTCGTTCCCGGTGACAAAGTCCTCGATTTCCTTGCTGCCGAAGCACATTGGCTCGACATCCGGTGGTGTGCCGCGGATGACGACGAGGGCTTCTATCGCGAGCTGCCCGAAGCCGACGTGATCTGGCACGTACTACGACCGTTGTCAGGCGAGGACCTGCGGCGCGGACAGCGGCTGCGGCTGGTGCACAAGCTCGGGGCCGGAGTGAACACCATCGACGTGGCTGCCGCGACGGAGTGCGGTGTCGCCGTCGCCAACATGCCCGGTGCCAATGCGCCGTCGGTCGCCGAGGGAACGGTGCTGTTGATGCTCGCCGCGTTGCGCAAGCTGCCGGCGCTGGACCGCGCCACCCGGCAAGGACGTGGCTGGCCGCTCGATCCCGAACTGGGCGAGACGGTCCGCGACATCGGTGGCTGCACCGTCGGCCTGGTGGGCTACGGCAATATCGCCAAGCGGGTCGGTGAAATCGTCGGCGCCATGGGCGCCACCGTCGTGCACACGAGCACACGCGACGACGGACGGCCCGGCTGGCGGTCACTGCCCGAGCTACTGGGCGTTAGCGACATCGTCTCGCTGCACCTACCGTTGACGGCCGAGACCCATCATCTGCTCAACCGGGATGCGATCGCCTTGATGAAACCCAGCGCGGTGCTGGTCAACACGTCGCGCGGTGCCGTCGTCGACGAAGACGCGCTGGTCGGCGCGCTGCGCGGCGGGGGGCTGGCCGCCGCGGGGCTCGACGTTTTCGAGACAGAGCCGGTGGCTTCCGGCAACCCGCTATTCGACCTGGACAACGTCGTGCTGACGCCACACGTCACCTGGTACACCGTCGACACGATGCGGCGCTATCTGATCGAGGCCGTCGCCAACTGCCGCCGCCTGCGCGACGGCGAGCCCCTGGCCGATGTGGTCAACCAACCCACCGGTTATTAG
- a CDS encoding VOC family protein: MIKPNNTNTEFELGGINHVALVCSDMARTVDFYTNILGMPLVKSLDLPGGAGQHFFFDAGDGDCVAFFWFADAPDRVPGVSSPGAIPGIGDITSAVSTMNHLAFHVPAEKFDAYRQQLKDKGVRVGPILNHDESAMQVSATVHPGVYVRSFYFQDPDGVTLEFACWVKEFGEGDAQTVPKTAADRRPREHAVT; the protein is encoded by the coding sequence ATGATCAAGCCCAACAACACCAACACCGAGTTCGAACTCGGCGGGATCAATCACGTTGCCCTGGTCTGCTCCGACATGGCTCGCACCGTGGACTTCTACACCAACATCCTCGGCATGCCATTGGTCAAGTCGCTCGATCTGCCCGGTGGGGCAGGGCAGCATTTCTTCTTCGATGCCGGCGACGGCGACTGTGTCGCGTTCTTCTGGTTCGCCGACGCACCCGACCGGGTGCCGGGCGTCTCGTCGCCAGGCGCCATCCCGGGTATCGGGGACATCACCAGCGCGGTCAGCACGATGAACCATCTCGCCTTCCACGTCCCGGCCGAGAAGTTCGACGCCTACCGGCAACAGCTCAAGGACAAGGGCGTACGAGTCGGACCGATACTCAACCACGACGAGAGCGCGATGCAGGTTTCCGCCACGGTGCACCCCGGTGTCTACGTGCGCTCGTTCTATTTTCAGGACCCCGACGGGGTCACACTTGAATTCGCCTGCTGGGTAAAAGAATTCGGTGAAGGTGACGCCCAGACGGTTCCCAAGACGGCGGCCGACCGGCGTCCCCGGGAGCACGCCGTAACCTAG
- a CDS encoding acyl-CoA dehydrogenase: MPIAINPEHQELADSVRALVARVAPSEVLHAAMETPVDNPPPYWQAAAEQGLQGVHLSEFVGGQGFGLLELAIVLAEFGYGAVPGPFVPSAIASALIASHDPDAKVLADLASGAAIAAYALDSGLTATRKGDLLVIRGEVRAVPAAAQASVLVLPVAIDSGDEWVVLRAHQLEIQPVTSLDPLRPIAHVTADAVEVGDDALLSSLTMTTAYALMSTLLSAEAIGVARWATDTASEYAKIREQFGRPIGQFQAIKHKCAEMIADTERATAAVWDAARAIDEAGQHDGDIVASGVEFAAAVAATLAPAAAQRCTQDCIQVHGGIGYTWEHDTNVYYRRALMLAACFGRGADYPQKVVNTATTTGMRAVDIDLDPETEKLRDEIRAEVAALKAMDREPRTVALAEGGWVLPYLPAPWGRAASPVEQVIIAQEFAAGRVRRPQVGIAAWIIPSIVAFGTEEQKQRFLPPTFRGEMIWCQLFSEPGAGSDLAGLTTKATRADGGWRITGQKIWTTAAQYSQWGALLARSEPSAPKHNGITYFLLDMKSEGVTVKPLRELTGNAMFNTVYIDDVFVPDDCVLGEVNRGWEVSRNTLTAERVSIGSSDANFLATLPQFVEFVRDGQFDQVAQHRAGQLIAEGHAAKVLNLRSTLLTLAGGDAMPSAAISKLLSMRTGQGYAEFAVSSFGTDAAIGDPDQLPGKWGEYLLASRATTIYGGTSEVQLNIIAERLLGLPRDP, translated from the coding sequence ATGCCGATCGCAATAAACCCTGAGCACCAAGAGCTGGCGGACTCGGTACGAGCCCTGGTCGCGCGCGTCGCGCCGTCGGAGGTGCTGCACGCGGCCATGGAGACTCCGGTCGACAACCCCCCGCCGTACTGGCAAGCGGCCGCCGAGCAAGGCCTGCAGGGTGTTCACCTCTCGGAATTCGTCGGCGGGCAGGGATTCGGCCTCCTCGAGCTGGCCATCGTGCTGGCCGAGTTCGGCTACGGCGCCGTGCCCGGGCCGTTCGTGCCGTCGGCGATCGCCAGTGCGCTGATCGCCTCGCACGACCCGGACGCCAAAGTGCTCGCCGACCTGGCCTCCGGCGCCGCGATCGCGGCCTACGCGCTGGACTCCGGTCTGACCGCCACCCGCAAGGGCGACCTGCTGGTGATCCGCGGCGAGGTTCGCGCGGTTCCCGCCGCGGCGCAGGCTTCGGTGCTGGTGCTCCCGGTGGCGATCGACAGCGGCGACGAGTGGGTGGTGTTGCGCGCCCACCAGCTCGAGATCCAACCGGTGACGAGCCTGGACCCGTTGCGGCCGATCGCACATGTGACCGCGGACGCCGTCGAGGTCGGCGACGATGCCTTGTTGAGCAGCCTGACCATGACGACCGCGTACGCGCTGATGTCCACGCTGCTGTCCGCCGAGGCGATCGGTGTGGCGCGCTGGGCGACCGATACGGCGTCGGAGTACGCCAAGATCCGGGAGCAGTTCGGCAGACCAATCGGCCAGTTCCAGGCCATCAAGCACAAGTGCGCGGAAATGATCGCCGACACCGAGCGAGCGACCGCGGCGGTCTGGGACGCGGCGCGCGCGATCGACGAAGCCGGCCAGCACGATGGGGACATCGTCGCCTCCGGCGTTGAATTCGCGGCCGCCGTGGCCGCGACGCTGGCACCGGCGGCCGCCCAGCGGTGCACCCAGGACTGCATTCAGGTACACGGCGGCATCGGTTACACCTGGGAGCACGACACGAACGTGTACTACCGCCGGGCGCTGATGCTGGCCGCCTGCTTCGGCCGCGGCGCGGACTACCCACAGAAAGTGGTCAACACCGCGACCACCACCGGCATGCGGGCGGTGGACATCGACCTGGATCCCGAGACCGAAAAGCTACGCGACGAGATCCGCGCCGAGGTCGCCGCGCTGAAGGCCATGGACCGGGAGCCGCGCACGGTGGCACTCGCCGAAGGCGGCTGGGTGTTGCCGTATCTGCCCGCGCCGTGGGGCCGGGCGGCCAGCCCGGTCGAGCAGGTCATCATCGCCCAGGAGTTCGCCGCCGGCCGGGTCAGGCGGCCGCAGGTCGGCATCGCGGCGTGGATCATCCCGTCGATCGTCGCGTTCGGAACCGAGGAGCAAAAACAGCGGTTCCTGCCACCGACCTTTCGCGGCGAGATGATCTGGTGCCAGCTGTTCTCCGAGCCGGGAGCCGGATCGGACCTGGCCGGGCTGACGACGAAGGCAACCCGGGCCGACGGCGGCTGGCGCATTACCGGCCAGAAGATCTGGACCACCGCCGCGCAGTACTCGCAGTGGGGCGCGCTGCTGGCGAGAAGTGAGCCCAGCGCTCCAAAACATAATGGCATCACCTACTTCCTGCTGGACATGAAGAGCGAAGGCGTGACGGTCAAGCCGTTGCGTGAGCTCACCGGGAACGCCATGTTCAACACCGTCTACATCGACGACGTGTTCGTGCCCGACGACTGCGTGCTGGGCGAGGTCAACCGCGGCTGGGAGGTCAGCCGCAACACGCTGACCGCGGAGCGGGTGTCGATCGGCAGCAGCGACGCGAATTTCCTGGCGACCCTTCCCCAGTTCGTGGAGTTCGTTCGCGACGGCCAGTTCGATCAGGTCGCGCAACACCGGGCCGGGCAGTTGATCGCCGAAGGACACGCCGCCAAGGTGTTGAACCTGCGTTCGACACTGTTGACGCTGGCCGGCGGCGACGCCATGCCGTCCGCCGCGATCTCCAAGCTGTTGTCGATGCGCACCGGCCAGGGCTACGCC
- a CDS encoding PPE family protein produces the protein MTAPIWMASPPEVHSTLLSSGPGPASLFVAAAAWSSMSAEYASAAAELSGVLASARAAAWQGPSADSYVAAHAPYLEWLAQASAHSAAAAAQHETAGTAYTAALAAMPTLPELATNHVVHGALVATNFFGINMIPIAANEADYARMWVQAAGTMATYEAVSAAAAAVTPQSGPAPQILKPEASIAPDHEEEDDDHHGHEHGFDSPLNRFLAQILRLFGLDWDPVEATLNGVAFDDYTNPGELLWWVVRALELFQDFQRFGALLRENPAAAFEFITGLVLLDWPTHLAQLASWLPTQPQLLLVPMLVAIAPFGAVGGFAGLAGVPHDPAPAVAPAPQPAAASLPAVLGSTPIAAPATAPASAPAPAPTPTVSAAASSAPPAPTAPAGPGFAPPYFVAPPGMGFGSKMSAAAAAGAENKAPEPDPAAAPAASARDEVRVRRRRERQHGHGDESMDMNVDVDPDWGGPAATASGRGAGNLGFAGTARKETATAAGLTTLAGDEFGGGPSMPMIPGTWDLDGGHDRDG, from the coding sequence GTGACCGCACCGATTTGGATGGCGTCGCCACCGGAAGTGCACTCGACCTTGCTGAGCAGCGGTCCGGGGCCGGCGTCTCTGTTTGTCGCCGCGGCGGCGTGGAGTTCGATGAGTGCCGAATATGCCTCGGCGGCAGCGGAACTCAGCGGAGTGCTGGCGTCGGCTCGGGCCGCCGCATGGCAGGGGCCGAGCGCCGACTCCTACGTGGCGGCGCATGCCCCGTATCTGGAGTGGTTGGCGCAGGCCAGCGCGCACAGTGCCGCGGCGGCCGCACAGCATGAGACGGCGGGCACGGCCTACACCGCGGCGCTGGCGGCCATGCCGACCCTGCCGGAGCTGGCCACCAACCATGTCGTCCATGGGGCCTTGGTGGCGACGAATTTCTTTGGCATCAACATGATTCCGATCGCGGCCAACGAGGCCGACTACGCGCGCATGTGGGTTCAGGCCGCCGGCACGATGGCGACGTACGAAGCCGTTTCCGCGGCGGCGGCGGCGGTCACACCGCAGTCCGGCCCGGCGCCGCAGATCCTGAAACCCGAAGCTTCGATCGCGCCCGACCACGAAGAAGAGGACGACGACCACCACGGCCATGAACACGGGTTCGACAGCCCGCTCAACCGGTTCCTCGCCCAGATCCTGCGGCTTTTTGGACTCGATTGGGATCCTGTCGAGGCGACTCTCAACGGAGTGGCCTTCGACGACTACACGAACCCGGGCGAATTGCTCTGGTGGGTGGTTCGGGCCCTCGAACTTTTTCAGGATTTCCAGCGGTTTGGCGCCTTGTTGCGGGAAAACCCGGCGGCGGCCTTCGAGTTCATCACCGGCCTTGTGCTGCTCGACTGGCCCACCCACCTGGCCCAGCTCGCCAGTTGGCTGCCAACCCAGCCGCAGTTGCTGTTGGTGCCGATGCTGGTCGCGATCGCCCCGTTCGGCGCGGTGGGCGGTTTCGCGGGTCTCGCCGGGGTGCCGCACGACCCGGCACCCGCAGTGGCGCCGGCGCCACAACCCGCGGCCGCCAGCCTGCCGGCGGTGCTCGGGTCCACCCCCATCGCCGCTCCGGCCACTGCCCCCGCGTCGGCCCCGGCACCCGCGCCCACCCCCACGGTGAGCGCCGCGGCCAGTTCGGCGCCGCCGGCGCCGACGGCTCCCGCCGGACCAGGTTTTGCGCCGCCCTACTTCGTCGCGCCGCCCGGCATGGGGTTTGGCTCCAAAATGAGCGCTGCCGCTGCCGCGGGTGCGGAAAATAAGGCGCCGGAACCAGATCCGGCCGCAGCGCCGGCCGCGTCCGCGCGTGATGAAGTCCGGGTTCGCCGCCGGCGGGAGCGGCAGCACGGCCATGGCGACGAGTCCATGGACATGAACGTCGACGTCGACCCGGACTGGGGTGGGCCGGCGGCGACGGCGTCGGGCCGGGGCGCCGGGAATCTCGGATTCGCCGGCACGGCCCGCAAGGAGACCGCGACCGCGGCGGGCCTGACCACCCTGGCCGGGGACGAATTCGGGGGCGGGCCCAGCATGCCGATGATCCCGGGCACCTGGGACCTCGACGGCGGGCACGACCGCGACGGCTAG
- a CDS encoding oxygenase MpaB family protein: MAIHETVHRPVPHVERPVSDPPRPWRARRGRGLGVDEGLMGVALLAGPANVIMQLALPGVGYGVMESRVESGRVDLHPIKRARTTFTYLAVATAGSDAQKDAFRRAVNKAHAQVYSTAESPVQYHAFDVDLQLWVGACLYKGGVDIYRIFNGELDDEDAERNYREGMTLATTLQVPPAMWPADRVAFDQYWQESLSKMHIDDAVRDYLYPIAAGRVRGVTLPRRLQARLDSVNLLITTGFLPQRFRDEMRLPWDANKQRRFDRLMAVLRTVNRLLPRFIRQFPFNILLWDVDRRIRTGRPLI; encoded by the coding sequence ATGGCGATTCACGAAACGGTTCACCGGCCTGTCCCGCATGTCGAGCGGCCGGTCTCGGACCCGCCCCGTCCGTGGCGGGCCCGGCGCGGACGCGGCTTGGGGGTCGACGAAGGCCTGATGGGTGTGGCGCTGTTGGCCGGTCCGGCCAACGTGATCATGCAGCTGGCGCTTCCCGGCGTGGGCTATGGAGTGATGGAGAGTCGCGTCGAAAGCGGCCGGGTCGACTTGCACCCGATCAAACGGGCGCGTACCACCTTTACCTACCTGGCGGTGGCCACCGCGGGCAGCGATGCGCAGAAGGACGCTTTCCGGCGCGCGGTGAACAAGGCGCACGCACAGGTCTACTCCACCGCCGAAAGTCCGGTTCAATACCACGCTTTCGACGTCGATCTGCAGCTCTGGGTCGGCGCGTGTTTGTACAAGGGCGGGGTCGACATCTACCGGATCTTCAACGGGGAGCTGGATGACGAAGACGCCGAACGCAATTACCGCGAGGGCATGACGCTTGCCACCACGTTGCAGGTGCCGCCGGCAATGTGGCCGGCAGACCGGGTGGCCTTCGACCAGTACTGGCAGGAGTCGCTGAGCAAGATGCACATCGACGACGCCGTCCGGGACTACCTGTATCCGATCGCCGCGGGCCGGGTGCGCGGGGTGACGTTGCCGCGCCGGCTGCAGGCCAGGCTGGACAGCGTCAATTTGCTGATCACTACCGGGTTTCTGCCGCAACGGTTTCGCGACGAGATGCGATTGCCTTGGGACGCCAACAAACAGCGTCGGTTCGACCGGCTGATGGCGGTGCTGCGGACCGTGAACCGGCTGTTGCCGCGCTTCATTCGGCAGTTCCCGTTCAACATCCTGCTCTGGGATGTGGACCGCCGAATCAGGACGGGACGCCCGCTGATCTAG
- a CDS encoding alpha/beta hydrolase, translated as MTRNSGNAGVIREFVGLPSPTAGRAGAGGHPCQGLYHRGVGRKPKLAMIATHYQIDFSEHYLADYLAIRGIGFLGWNTRFRGFETSFLLDHALVDIGVGVRWLREVQGVDTVVLLGNSGGGSLMAAYQSQAVDPNVTPLQGMRPAAGLTELPPADGYVATAAHPGRPEVLTSWMDASVVDENDPVATAPELDLFNEANGPPYPPEFLASYRSAQIARNHAITDWAETELKRVRAAGFSDRPFSVMRTWADPRMVDPNIEPTTRTPNLCYAGVPAKANRSAQGIAASCTLRNWLGMWSLRVAQTRAEPHLSRITCPALVINAEADTGVFPSDAQRIYDALPGTDKSQASIDSDHYFTTPGARSEQADTIARWISKRWR; from the coding sequence TTGACGCGCAATAGCGGCAACGCAGGGGTTATCCGCGAGTTCGTCGGCCTGCCGTCGCCCACCGCCGGGCGCGCCGGCGCGGGCGGCCATCCGTGCCAGGGGCTGTACCACCGCGGGGTGGGACGCAAGCCGAAGCTGGCCATGATCGCCACGCACTACCAGATCGACTTCTCCGAGCACTATCTCGCCGATTACCTGGCCATCCGGGGTATCGGGTTTCTCGGCTGGAACACCAGGTTCCGCGGTTTCGAAACCAGCTTCCTGCTCGACCACGCACTGGTCGACATCGGCGTGGGGGTGCGCTGGCTACGCGAGGTCCAAGGCGTGGATACGGTTGTACTGCTGGGCAATTCGGGAGGCGGATCGTTGATGGCCGCCTATCAGTCACAGGCCGTCGACCCGAATGTGACACCGTTGCAGGGCATGCGCCCCGCGGCCGGGCTGACGGAATTGCCGCCAGCCGACGGCTACGTCGCCACTGCCGCGCACCCCGGCCGCCCGGAGGTGTTGACCTCGTGGATGGACGCCTCCGTCGTCGACGAAAACGATCCCGTCGCCACCGCTCCCGAACTCGATCTGTTCAATGAGGCCAACGGCCCGCCGTACCCGCCGGAGTTCCTCGCGAGCTACCGCTCGGCGCAGATCGCGCGTAATCACGCAATCACCGACTGGGCCGAGACGGAGCTCAAACGTGTTCGCGCCGCTGGGTTTTCCGACCGCCCGTTTTCGGTCATGCGAACCTGGGCCGATCCCCGAATGGTCGATCCCAACATCGAGCCCACCACGCGGACGCCCAACCTGTGCTACGCGGGGGTGCCGGCCAAGGCCAACCGCTCCGCACAGGGCATCGCCGCGTCCTGCACACTGCGTAACTGGTTGGGCATGTGGAGCCTGCGGGTGGCGCAAACCCGGGCCGAGCCGCACCTGAGCCGCATCACCTGCCCGGCCCTGGTGATCAATGCCGAGGCCGACACGGGCGTGTTTCCGTCTGACGCCCAACGCATCTACGACGCGCTCCCCGGCACCGACAAGTCGCAGGCCTCGATCGACAGCGACCACTACTTCACCACCCCGGGCGCTCGTAGCGAGCAAGCAGATACCATCGCCAGGTGGATCAGCAAGCGGTGGCGCTGA
- a CDS encoding class I SAM-dependent methyltransferase — protein sequence MRSDGDTWDITTSVGSTALFVATARALEAQKPDPLVVDPYAEIFCRAVGGSSADVLDGKEPDHQLKSADFGDHFVNFQAARTKYFDEYFLRAADAGVRQVVILAAGLDSRAYRLDWPAATTIFELDRPQVLDFKREVLTGHGDQPRAERREIAVDLRDDWPQALRDSGFDPGKPSAWIAEGLLIYLPAAAQEQLFTGIDGLAGHGSHVAVEDGAPLQPDEFEAAVAEERAAAAQGDKRVFFQLVYNEQHAPATEWFGQHGWNAVGTPLADYLREVGRPVPGPETEAGPMIARNTLVSAVRA from the coding sequence GTGCGTAGCGATGGCGATACCTGGGACATCACGACGAGCGTCGGTTCGACCGCGTTATTCGTAGCGACCGCGCGGGCGTTGGAGGCGCAAAAGCCTGACCCGCTGGTCGTCGACCCGTATGCGGAGATCTTCTGCCGCGCGGTCGGTGGTTCGTCGGCCGACGTCCTCGACGGTAAGGAACCCGACCACCAGCTCAAGAGCGCCGACTTCGGTGACCACTTCGTCAACTTCCAGGCTGCTCGCACGAAGTACTTCGACGAGTACTTCCTGCGGGCCGCCGACGCCGGTGTGCGTCAGGTCGTCATCCTGGCGGCCGGGCTCGATTCGCGCGCTTACCGGCTGGACTGGCCCGCCGCGACGACGATCTTCGAGCTGGACCGCCCGCAGGTCCTCGATTTCAAGCGTGAGGTGCTCACCGGCCACGGCGACCAACCGCGTGCGGAACGTCGCGAGATCGCGGTCGATCTGCGCGACGATTGGCCACAGGCGTTGCGGGACAGTGGCTTCGATCCCGGCAAGCCGTCGGCGTGGATAGCCGAGGGCCTGCTGATCTATCTGCCGGCCGCCGCCCAGGAGCAGCTGTTCACCGGCATCGACGGCCTGGCCGGACACGGCAGCCACGTCGCCGTCGAGGACGGCGCACCGCTGCAGCCCGACGAGTTCGAGGCCGCCGTCGCCGAAGAGCGTGCGGCCGCGGCCCAGGGCGACAAGCGCGTGTTCTTCCAGCTGGTCTACAACGAGCAACATGCCCCGGCCACTGAATGGTTCGGCCAGCATGGCTGGAACGCGGTCGGCACCCCCTTGGCCGATTACCTGCGCGAGGTCGGTCGTCCGGTCCCCGGACCGGAGACCGAAGCCGGGCCGATGATCGCCCGCAACACTCTGGTCAGCGCCGTCAGGGCCTGA
- a CDS encoding TetR/AcrR family transcriptional regulator codes for MAAESDGPGNRPAEFPTYRGRRTQAAIDAAARTVIARKGILATTIADITAEAGRSAASFYNYYDSKEAMVRQWALRFRDEANERARTVTGHGLSNRQRAHEAAAAHWHTYRNRLAEVISVSQLAMVNDDFAQYWDEICNIPITFIAETVRRAQDEGYCSGDDPQLIAEAIVAMFNQFCYIQLSRTTSEELDDQACIQTLANIYYRTIYSKEGR; via the coding sequence ATCGCGGCGGAATCCGACGGCCCGGGAAACCGCCCGGCCGAGTTCCCGACGTACCGCGGCAGGCGGACGCAGGCGGCGATCGACGCCGCCGCACGAACGGTGATCGCGCGCAAGGGAATTCTGGCAACGACCATTGCTGACATCACCGCCGAAGCCGGCCGTTCGGCGGCATCTTTTTACAACTACTACGACTCCAAAGAGGCGATGGTCCGCCAATGGGCCCTGCGCTTTCGTGACGAGGCCAACGAGCGTGCACGCACGGTGACCGGGCACGGCCTGTCCAACCGGCAGCGCGCCCACGAGGCGGCAGCCGCGCACTGGCACACCTACCGCAACCGGCTCGCCGAGGTGATCAGCGTGTCCCAGCTGGCGATGGTCAACGACGACTTCGCGCAGTACTGGGACGAAATCTGCAATATCCCAATCACTTTCATCGCTGAGACGGTCCGGCGAGCCCAAGACGAGGGGTACTGTTCCGGCGATGACCCGCAGCTGATCGCCGAGGCGATCGTGGCGATGTTCAACCAGTTCTGTTACATCCAGCTCAGCCGGACAACCTCCGAGGAACTAGACGACCAAGCCTGCATCCAGACCCTCGCCAATATCTACTACCGAACGATCTACTCGAAGGAAGGTCGCTGA
- a CDS encoding TetR/AcrR family transcriptional regulator, translated as MVFMVQTPSERPYRGVDAGRRLADRRGRLLTAGLDLLGAQQDTSALTVRAVCGRAGLTPRYFYESFSDRDGFVGAVFDSVVADLAATTSAAVAAVPTHEQARAGMANIVRTIVSDPRVGRLLFSTQLADAVIVRKRAESTALFAMLLGQHAGDALRMPANNAMKAGAHFAVGGVGQMISAWLAGEINLEPQQLVDQLATLLDELAHPRLYGVTGTTGAAKAASSDPGATSASW; from the coding sequence ATGGTGTTCATGGTGCAAACCCCCAGCGAGCGGCCCTACCGCGGCGTCGACGCCGGCCGCCGACTGGCCGATAGGCGCGGGCGGCTGCTGACCGCGGGCCTGGACCTGCTGGGCGCCCAACAGGACACCTCGGCGTTGACGGTCCGGGCGGTCTGCGGCCGAGCCGGCTTAACCCCTCGCTATTTCTACGAAAGTTTCAGCGACAGAGACGGATTCGTGGGCGCGGTCTTCGACTCGGTGGTTGCCGACCTGGCCGCCACCACGTCGGCCGCCGTGGCGGCGGTGCCGACGCACGAACAGGCCCGCGCCGGGATGGCCAACATCGTGCGGACGATCGTCAGTGACCCCCGCGTCGGACGACTGCTTTTCAGCACCCAGCTCGCCGATGCCGTGATCGTGCGCAAACGCGCCGAATCCACCGCACTGTTCGCGATGCTGCTGGGCCAGCATGCCGGCGATGCGCTGCGGATGCCGGCCAACAACGCAATGAAAGCGGGTGCGCACTTCGCGGTGGGCGGCGTCGGACAGATGATCAGCGCTTGGCTGGCCGGCGAGATAAACCTAGAGCCCCAGCAACTCGTCGATCAGCTGGCGACACTGCTCGACGAACTCGCTCATCCGCGGCTGTACGGCGTCACGGGAACAACGGGAGCTGCCAAAGCCGCATCTTCGGATCCAGGAGCCACAAGCGCATCATGGTGA